One window of the Gordonia westfalica genome contains the following:
- a CDS encoding SDR family oxidoreductase: MGAAVAESLRGEGRTVIGVDLRDADVVADLSTAHGRQKAADEVLAKAGGRLDGAVLAAGMGPTEGRERMITEVNVLGVTDLLTAWRPALAAADKAKVVVFGSNSTTVTPLVPRGAIRRLINGDTAGATRQICRRRGVTAPVAYAASKIAVTQWVRWQGTKPEWAGEGIRVNVIAPGPVMTPLLQSQLDSPQAKSVKSFPVPVREFGTPEQLAAWVMTMLSPAADFMAGTVITVDGGTEALMRTRDWPKPLPARGMPKLLWKMYRAPKEGQVAQY, from the coding sequence ATGGGTGCGGCAGTGGCCGAATCCCTGCGCGGGGAAGGGCGCACGGTGATCGGCGTCGATCTGCGGGACGCTGATGTCGTTGCCGACCTGTCGACTGCGCACGGTCGGCAGAAGGCTGCCGACGAGGTTCTCGCGAAGGCCGGCGGCAGGCTCGACGGTGCGGTCCTCGCCGCCGGCATGGGGCCGACCGAGGGGCGTGAGCGGATGATCACCGAGGTCAACGTCCTCGGCGTCACCGACCTGCTGACCGCATGGCGTCCCGCCCTCGCTGCTGCCGACAAGGCGAAAGTGGTTGTCTTCGGCTCAAATTCGACGACGGTGACGCCGTTGGTGCCGCGGGGTGCGATCCGACGGCTCATCAACGGCGACACCGCGGGTGCGACCCGGCAGATCTGCCGACGTCGCGGTGTCACCGCGCCGGTCGCCTATGCGGCGTCGAAGATCGCGGTCACCCAGTGGGTCCGCTGGCAGGGGACCAAGCCGGAATGGGCCGGCGAGGGCATCCGGGTCAACGTGATCGCGCCCGGCCCGGTGATGACACCGCTGCTGCAGTCGCAGCTCGACAGTCCTCAGGCCAAGAGTGTGAAGTCGTTCCCGGTTCCGGTGCGCGAGTTCGGGACGCCGGAGCAACTCGCCGCGTGGGTGATGACCATGCTGTCGCCGGCCGCCGACTTCATGGCCGGCACCGTCATCACCGTCGACGGCGGAACCGAGGCCCTCATGCGTACCCGGGACTGGCCGAAACCGCTGCCGGCGCGGGGGATGCCCAAGCTGCTGTGGAAGATGTACCGCGCCCCGAAGGAAGGGCAGGTCGCGCAGTATTAG
- a CDS encoding FUSC family protein translates to MHDAPAIARDRNRLQHSRRALAHSVSPAAWRRTLEFRRADPTVAIAVRVGLAGAIVLVVGGLLGRTEIAGFAALGSLAAAFLRYEPYPRLARKLAGVAALIVAYTALGATLGVAAAPIWSQVVLVSAGAGIAYWLVLVFGITGPGPVVMIFAAAGAAGFADTWADAASVTVASALGGLAGWLVAMAPALSHPHSPSRVAVARALAAVSATEQQGAESVPAAQAAIDRARETIALTPKRRVDEHVHELAALLDVAEDTLTDQEPGRSRRDDFARLEAELRKVRSDLRTPRAKSPGSPPVTKPAPDHLRAAKDKALWFSASRVGLASLIAGTFAVAVGLDHPLWATLGAIATLQGVNYGHAVQRAIQRLLGNAAGALLAAALISADLRYWPIVAVIVVCQMGAELTVTRNYAVASTFVTAMALLLTTIGHPGGTDIAAARVGDTLVGVVVGVILAALTIRPDDRHHLPSAA, encoded by the coding sequence ATGCACGACGCCCCCGCCATCGCCCGTGACCGCAACCGACTGCAGCATTCGCGGCGGGCGCTCGCCCATTCGGTGTCCCCGGCGGCGTGGCGCCGCACGCTCGAGTTCCGGCGTGCCGATCCGACGGTGGCGATCGCCGTGCGCGTCGGCCTTGCCGGCGCGATCGTCCTGGTGGTGGGCGGGCTCCTCGGCCGGACCGAGATCGCCGGGTTCGCCGCACTCGGCTCGCTGGCCGCCGCATTCCTCCGCTACGAGCCCTATCCGCGACTGGCCCGCAAGCTCGCGGGTGTGGCGGCACTGATCGTCGCCTACACCGCGCTCGGTGCCACACTCGGCGTGGCAGCCGCACCGATCTGGTCGCAGGTGGTGCTGGTGTCCGCGGGCGCGGGCATCGCCTATTGGCTCGTCCTGGTCTTCGGCATCACCGGCCCCGGGCCGGTCGTCATGATCTTCGCCGCCGCGGGCGCGGCAGGGTTCGCCGACACGTGGGCCGACGCCGCATCCGTCACCGTCGCTTCCGCACTCGGCGGTCTCGCCGGTTGGCTCGTGGCGATGGCCCCGGCGCTGTCCCATCCGCACAGCCCCTCCCGGGTGGCCGTGGCGCGTGCACTGGCCGCCGTGTCCGCGACCGAACAGCAAGGCGCGGAGTCGGTTCCGGCTGCGCAGGCGGCCATCGACCGCGCTCGGGAGACCATCGCTCTCACCCCTAAGCGCCGCGTCGACGAGCACGTCCACGAACTGGCAGCACTGCTCGACGTCGCCGAGGACACCCTGACCGACCAGGAACCCGGACGATCTCGACGGGACGACTTCGCGCGGCTCGAAGCCGAACTCCGCAAGGTGCGCAGTGACCTTCGCACGCCACGGGCGAAGAGCCCGGGATCGCCGCCCGTCACCAAGCCTGCTCCCGACCACCTCCGCGCAGCGAAGGACAAGGCGTTGTGGTTCAGCGCCTCTCGGGTGGGCCTCGCGTCCCTGATCGCCGGTACGTTCGCGGTCGCCGTCGGCCTGGACCATCCGCTGTGGGCGACGCTCGGCGCGATCGCCACGTTGCAGGGCGTGAATTACGGCCACGCCGTTCAACGCGCCATCCAGCGGCTCCTCGGCAACGCCGCGGGCGCACTCCTCGCCGCCGCCCTGATCTCCGCCGATCTGAGGTATTGGCCCATCGTCGCCGTGATCGTGGTGTGCCAGATGGGCGCGGAACTGACGGTGACCCGCAACTACGCGGTCGCCTCGACCTTCGTCACCGCCATGGCGCTACTGCTGACCACGATCGGCCACCCCGGCGGCACCGACATCGCAGCGGCACGCGTCGGCGACACCCTCGTCGGCGTGGTCGTCGGAGTCATCCTGGCAGCGTTGACCATTCGCCCCGACGACCGACACCACCTACCCTCCGCCGCCTGA
- a CDS encoding MarR family winged helix-turn-helix transcriptional regulator, whose product MSARSEGSDYVDRARREWAERYPDLDCRPVDVIGRIVRISSLALARFDRDLAPRGITRTEFDVLGALARSDVPLRASEVTSVAGISGASTTKNVERLVAMGLVERERLERDGRVVLLSLTPAGREVVDEQFPRRIESERQMLDDLDDDEIDMLVTLLRRVTRNVE is encoded by the coding sequence ATGTCAGCGCGCTCCGAAGGGTCGGATTACGTCGATCGTGCCCGACGGGAATGGGCCGAGCGGTACCCCGACCTCGACTGTCGTCCGGTCGATGTCATCGGGCGGATCGTGCGGATCAGCTCACTGGCCCTCGCACGGTTCGATCGCGATCTCGCCCCTCGTGGGATCACCCGTACCGAGTTCGACGTGCTCGGCGCACTCGCGCGCAGCGACGTCCCGCTGCGCGCGAGCGAGGTGACCTCGGTCGCCGGGATCTCCGGGGCGTCGACCACCAAGAACGTCGAACGGCTGGTCGCGATGGGTCTGGTCGAACGCGAACGTCTCGAACGCGACGGTCGTGTGGTCCTGCTGTCGCTGACGCCCGCGGGACGAGAAGTGGTCGACGAACAGTTCCCCCGCCGCATCGAGAGCGAGCGTCAGATGCTCGACGACCTCGACGACGACGAGATCGACATGCTGGTGACCTTGCTGCGGCGGGTCACCCGCAATGTCGAGTGA
- a CDS encoding siderophore-interacting protein, whose amino-acid sequence MGYSRARVRGVEDLTPNLRRLTFDVDDLPGLGLPGVADEAVGIYFPFESQRSTPDMECRDGTWAYYDADPAPDGRNYSIRTADPAAGTVVVDFVIHAAGPATTWAQRTEPGHEVVMTHARSWFTPPDGTDRLVLAADLAGLPALARIIEELPSADGVTVVAEVPAPTDLAYLPDREVETVTLIGGNGRTPSRLAETVASLDLPAARDTAAYCWFAGEASESRAVRKHLRSELRWSRDSCDVIGYWRQDSERWTRRYSERGAELFAVYRQALADGKTEKEASEEFDEALERVGL is encoded by the coding sequence ATGGGCTACTCGAGAGCACGCGTCCGCGGGGTCGAAGACCTCACGCCCAACCTGCGTCGTCTGACGTTCGACGTCGACGACCTGCCCGGGCTCGGATTGCCCGGCGTCGCCGACGAGGCGGTGGGCATCTACTTCCCCTTCGAATCGCAGCGCTCGACCCCGGACATGGAGTGCCGGGACGGGACCTGGGCGTACTACGACGCCGACCCCGCGCCGGACGGGCGCAATTACTCGATCCGCACCGCCGATCCCGCGGCCGGCACCGTCGTCGTCGATTTCGTCATCCATGCGGCGGGACCGGCGACGACCTGGGCCCAGCGCACCGAACCGGGTCACGAGGTCGTGATGACGCACGCGCGCAGTTGGTTCACGCCGCCCGACGGCACCGACCGGCTGGTCCTGGCCGCCGACCTCGCCGGACTCCCCGCGCTCGCGCGGATCATCGAGGAACTCCCGTCGGCCGACGGCGTGACGGTGGTGGCCGAGGTGCCCGCGCCGACCGATCTCGCCTACCTGCCCGATCGCGAGGTGGAGACGGTCACCCTCATCGGCGGAAACGGGCGAACACCGAGCCGACTGGCGGAGACGGTCGCTTCCCTCGACCTCCCCGCGGCCCGCGACACCGCCGCGTACTGCTGGTTCGCCGGGGAAGCCTCGGAGTCACGGGCGGTCCGCAAACACCTGCGCAGCGAGCTGCGGTGGAGCCGCGACTCCTGCGACGTGATCGGCTACTGGCGACAGGACAGCGAACGCTGGACCCGACGCTATTCCGAACGCGGCGCCGAGCTGTTCGCGGTGTACCGGCAGGCACTCGCCGACGGGAAGACCGAGAAAGAGGCATCCGAGGAGTTCGACGAGGCCCTCGAGCGCGTCGGACTCTGA
- a CDS encoding enoyl-CoA hydratase/isomerase family protein — protein sequence MSEQSVLVPSVLTEENGSARSLILNRPKSINAIDHEMATEIAERLDEWAGDDAVEAVVLYGAGERGLCAGGDIVAIHRDASALSGNPDSTDLDAENSPSAKFWFDEYRLNAAISRYPKRYVAIMDGIVMGGGVGVSAHGNVRVVTDRTRLAMPEVGIGFVPDVGGTHLLSRVPDGLGLYAGLTAGHLRGADAIAMGLADHFVPSDSLSAFIEAIGASGVDAAIAEFATEAPESELAAQREWIAEAFAAETIPEIIDRCRAVGNEMATKTADAIAAKSPTALAVTLRSLREAAADATLEDTLVREYRVSLRCLLHPDMAEGIRAQVIDKDRNPSWAEFSEAGVDAFFAPLPHDLTFLA from the coding sequence GTGTCGGAACAATCAGTGCTGGTCCCGTCTGTCCTGACGGAGGAGAACGGGTCGGCGCGGTCGCTGATCCTCAACCGTCCGAAGTCGATCAACGCGATCGACCACGAGATGGCCACCGAGATCGCGGAGCGGCTCGACGAGTGGGCCGGTGACGACGCCGTCGAGGCTGTCGTCCTCTATGGGGCCGGCGAGCGCGGTCTGTGTGCGGGCGGCGACATCGTTGCCATCCACCGCGACGCATCGGCCTTGAGCGGCAATCCCGACTCCACCGACCTCGACGCCGAGAACTCGCCCTCGGCGAAGTTCTGGTTCGACGAGTACCGGCTCAACGCCGCGATCTCCCGCTACCCCAAGCGCTATGTCGCGATCATGGACGGCATCGTCATGGGCGGCGGCGTGGGCGTTTCCGCGCACGGCAACGTGCGCGTCGTGACCGACCGCACGCGTCTGGCGATGCCCGAGGTCGGCATCGGGTTCGTCCCCGATGTCGGTGGTACCCACCTGCTCTCGCGCGTTCCCGACGGTCTCGGCCTCTACGCCGGGCTCACCGCTGGACACCTCCGCGGCGCCGACGCGATCGCCATGGGTCTCGCCGACCACTTCGTCCCGTCCGACTCGCTGTCCGCGTTCATCGAGGCCATCGGGGCCTCCGGCGTCGACGCCGCGATTGCTGAGTTCGCCACCGAAGCTCCCGAGTCGGAGCTCGCCGCACAGCGTGAGTGGATCGCCGAAGCCTTTGCCGCCGAGACGATCCCGGAGATCATCGACCGCTGCCGCGCGGTCGGCAACGAGATGGCGACCAAGACCGCCGACGCCATCGCGGCCAAGAGTCCCACCGCGCTCGCGGTGACGCTGCGGTCGCTGCGCGAGGCCGCGGCCGACGCGACCCTCGAGGACACCCTGGTCCGCGAATACCGCGTGTCGCTGCGGTGCCTCCTGCATCCCGACATGGCCGAAGGCATCCGGGCACAGGTCATCGACAAGGACCGCAACCCGAGTTGGGCAGAATTCTCGGAGGCGGGCGTCGACGCGTTCTTCGCGCCGCTGCCGCACGACCTGACGTTCCTCGCCTGA